CCGCCGATCAGCACCACTTCGCCAAACTGTCCCAGTGCGGCCCACAGCAGGCCGGCGGCGCTCGCCGCGGCAGCGACGAGGGCGAGGGCGATGCGACGGTCGCCACGGTCCGAGAAATGACCAATGGGCCACTGCAGCAGCGCACCACCGAGAATGGATACCGTGATCAGCAGGGCGACGCCGGAGGCATCGAGCCCGATGCGGCCGCCGTACACCGCGCTCATGCCCCAGAAGGCCCCCATGGCCAGCCCGGACTGCACTGCGCCGGCAAAGGCAACCGGTGCAGCCTTCCACAGTCGGCCAAGACCGAGTCGCGGCGTCGGCTTCAGGGCGGGCGGCGAAAAACGGGTGGAGGTGACCGGCATCAGGGACAGCACGACGAAAATCGACGCGATGGCGAACAAGCCGAACTCGGCTGGTGAACCAAGGCGCAGCAACTGCTGCGCCAGGGCGAGCGCGCCAAGGTTGACCGCCATATAGACCGCAAAGATCTTCCCGCGCAGCTCGGCGGACGACTGGCTGTTGAGCCAGCTCTCGATCACCATGTACAGACCGACCAGGGTGATGCCGGTGACGACGCGCAGCAGCATCCACACCGGTGCAGACACCAGCAGCGCGTGCAGCAGCACGCACACTGCGGTGGCCGCAGAAAAGAAGGCGAACGCCCGGATGTGTCCGAGCCGGCGGATGACGGGCGGCGCAGCAAAGGTACCGACAAAGAAGCCGACGAAGTAGGCCGAGCCAATCAGGCCGAGGGTGGCATCCGAAAAGCCTTCCAGGCTGCCACGCAGCGCAATGACCGTATTGAGAAGGCCGGTGCCGAGCAACAGCAGCGCGGTACCGGCAAGCAGTGAGCCAATCGGTAGCAGGTGTGGGAGCATCGCGGCGGGCAGTCGCGAAGCCTGTCCATGCTTCGAAGCGGAGAGGGGCGCGACTGCGCAAATATAATTCGAGCAAATATTGTACTGCACAAAACGCGCTGACCCAAATCGCGACCTTGCGCACTGGAGAACGCTTACGCCTGATTACCGTCAACATGATCGCATTGCGCTAGTCTTGAACAATACCGGCCCGACGACAGAATGGAGCGTTGAGCCGGACCTCTGTGGCGGGCGCTTCTCCATGTATGAAGCATAGATCCATTGCATGCAGATGGAGCATGAACATGATGAAACAGTGTGATGACATGAGTGTGAGAACGCGCGCAATGCACGCACTTGCGTGCGCGGCGCTGGTGCTGGCCGCCGGCAGCGTGTTCGCGACGGCGGCTGCGGCCAGCACCAGTGAAGAGGTGGGGCATGCCGTCGGATCGACGCTGCGCGAGGTGGGCCAGGATGCGCGCGAAGTCGGGCGCGAGATCGGTCATGGCGCTGCCGAGTTTGGACGCAGTGTGGGCTCCGTCGCGCGTGATGCAGCCAGCACCGTGGGCAAGGGCGCGCGCTCCGTCGGCCACGCGGCGCGCGACGGGAGCAAGGCTTTGGTGCGTGGCATCAAGGGTGAGCCCGAGGCGGATCCGGGCAAATAGTCGCGTTCCCTGATCCTGCCCCGCTGCGATTGGCACGCATGCCGTCTCCCGTCCGGGCTGCCAAGGCGCTAAACTCCCCGCCTTTGACTTGCCGGACTGCATCATGGCCGTAAAACGGATCCTTACCGGAATCACCACTTCCGGAACGCCACATCTGGGCAACTACGCGGGCGCGATTCGGCCGGCGATCGAGGCCAGCCGCCAGCCCGGCTCCGAAAGCTTCTATTTTCTGGCCGACTACCATTCGCTGATCAAGACCTCCGATCCCGAGCGCGTGCAGCGATCCACGCTCGAGATCGCGGCCACCTGGCTTGCTGCGGGGCTCGATACCGACCGTGTGTGGTTCTACCGCCAGTCGGACATCCCGGAGATTCCCGAACTGACCTGGCTCCTGACCTGCAATGCGGGCAAGGGCCTGCTCAACCGGGCGCATGCCTACAAGGCTGCGGTCGACAAGAACGTCGCCGACGGCGAGGACCCGGACGCAGGCGTCAATATGGGCCTGTTCATGTATCCGGTGCTGATGGCTGCCGACATCCTGATGTTCAAGGCCCATTCGGTGCCGGTTGGCCGTGACCAGATCCAGCACATCGAGATGGCGCGCGACATTGCCGCCCGCTTCAACCACCAGTATGGCGAGCACTTCACGCTGCCCGAGGCCGCCATCGATGAGTCGGTGGCCACGCTGCCCGGACTCGACGGGCGCAAGATGAGCAAGAGCTACGACAACACCATTCCGCTGTTCGCCTCGTCTGCGGTGATGAAGAAGGCAATCGCCTCCATCGTGACCGATTCGCGTGCGCCGGGCGAGCCGAAGGAAACCGAAGGCTCGGCACTGTTCCAGCTCTATCAGGCATTTTCCACGCCGGCCGAGGCCGCAGCCATGCGCGACGCATTTGCAGCAGGCATTGCCTGGGGCGAAGCCAAGCAGGCGCTGTTCGAGCGCATCGAAGCGGCGGTGGCGCCGATGCGCGAGCGCTACGAAACCCTCATTGCCCAGCCGGCGCTGATCGAGGAGAAACTGCATGAGGGGGCGGCCAAGGCCCGCGCCATCGCCACGCCGTTTCTTGCCGAGATCCGCCATGCGGTCGGCTTGCGCCGGCTCGATGTCGTCAGCAGTGCGGCGGCGGCCGCGCGTCCGAAAGCCCAGGCGCTGCCCCAGTTCAAGCAGTACCGCGAGGCGGATGGAAAGTTCTACTTCAAGCTGATGAGTGCCGACGGTCGGCTGCTGCTGCAGAGCCAGGGTTTCGAGTCGCCCAGGGATGCGGGGCAGTGCATTGCCGGACTCAAGCAGGGCGGTGATGCGAGCGGAGTCGCAGCGCTCGGTGAGGGCGTTTCTGCCGAAGAACTCGAACAGGCACTGGCTGCTTTCGCAGCGGAGTGAGTTGCCGCGCCTGCGCATCCCGAAGGCAGGGCTGCGCAGGACGGGGCTGACCTCACCCCGGTGCCACTGCAGGGGGGATAGGCTCGGGCGGGTTTGCAATCCGTCTGCGAGCGGCCTATCTTCCATGCCTCTTCCATAAAGGCCTCGGCGTGTCGGTATCTCCTCCAAAAATGCGCTCGTTCCGCGATCGGCTGCGGCAGATCCTGCTCTTCGAGCTCGGAGGCCTGCTGCTGGTCACCCCCCCCTTTGCGTGGGCGAGCGGTGTGCCGCTGATCGACTCGGCCGGCTTGCTGGCCGTGCTCGCGCTCGTGGCCGCACTCTGGAATGGCGGATTCAACACCACGTACGACTGGATCGAAGGGCGCCTGACCGGGCGCACCGCGGACCGCCGGCCCTTCGCCCAGCGCTGCCTGCATGCGGTGCTGTTCGAGGGGGGGCTGTTGATGCTCACCCTGCCGGTGCTCATGCTGTGGACCGGGCTGGAATGGTGGCCGGCGCTGCTTGCCGATGTCGCGGTCGCGCTGGCTTACACCGTTTATGCCTTTGTCTTCAATCTTGGCTACGACCGCCTGTTTCCGATCAGCGGTGTGCGCCCGGCCGCCGCTCTGGATAAATGAACAATCGTGAAGCCTGAGCACTGAAATGCCGAATCGCACACTCGGGGCCGATCTGTCGGCACTCAATACCTTCGGCCTGATCGCACGCGCTGCATGTCTGGTGCGCGTGCGCTCGATCGAAGATGCACGCGAACTGCTGGCAGGTCCCGCTTGGTCGCAACAGCCCCGGCTGGTGCTTGGCGGTGGCAGCAACCTGATCCTGCGTGGCGACTTTGCCGGCACGGTGATGCGAATGGAGATTGGCGGCCGTCGACTGGTGCGTGAGGACGATACGCACTGGATCGTCGAAGCCGGCGCTGGCGAGCCGTGGCACGACTTCGTGCGCTGGACGCTGGAGCAGGGCTGGCCGGGGCTGGAGAACCTGTCGCTGATTCCCGGCACGGTCGGCGCTGCACCGATCCAGAACATCGGTGCCTATGGGCTGGAAATGGCCGACCGTTTCGAGTCGCTGGATGTGATCGACCTCGACGACGGCAGTGAACGCGTATTCGCCGCGGCGGACTGCCGCTTCGGTTATCGCGACAGCGTGTTCAAGCAGCAGCCGGGGCGCTGGCTGGTGACGCGGGTCCGTTTCCGCCTGGCGCGTGACTGGGCGCCGCTGACGCGTTATGCCGATGTCGAGCGCGAGCTCGCCGACAAGGGGATAGATACGCCCACTGCAATGGATATTTCCGATGCGGTGATCGCCATCCGTCGGCGCAAGCTGCCCGACCCGGTCGAGATCGGCAATGCCGGCAGCTTTTTCAAGAATCCGGTGGTCGAGGCCGACTGCTGCGCCCGCCTGCTCGCAGCCCATCCCACGCTGCCGCACTATCCGCAGGCCGACGGCCGTATCAAGCTCGCAGCTGGCTGGCTGATCGAACAGGCCGGGTGGAAGGGGCGCGACCTCGGTCCGGTCGGCTGTTACGAGCGCCAGGCGCTGGTGCTGGTCAATCGCGGCGGTGCCAGGGGGGACGATGTGGCAAGGATCGCCGTGGCCATCCAGGCCGATGTGCAGGCGCGTTTCGGCGTCATGCTGGAGCCAGAGCCGGTTTTCGTGTGAACGATGGCGTCAGCCTGACCGGGCTGCGACTTATGCGTTTGCGAATCCGGGGCGGCGGATTGACGGGGTGCGCGGTGCGTTCTTGACGTGCAGCCGCCACAGGAAGCCGAGCAGGTTGTCGCCGTGCGAGATCGCTTTGCGCGGCAGGG
This genomic interval from Parazoarcus communis contains the following:
- a CDS encoding MFS transporter — translated: MLPHLLPIGSLLAGTALLLLGTGLLNTVIALRGSLEGFSDATLGLIGSAYFVGFFVGTFAAPPVIRRLGHIRAFAFFSAATAVCVLLHALLVSAPVWMLLRVVTGITLVGLYMVIESWLNSQSSAELRGKIFAVYMAVNLGALALAQQLLRLGSPAEFGLFAIASIFVVLSLMPVTSTRFSPPALKPTPRLGLGRLWKAAPVAFAGAVQSGLAMGAFWGMSAVYGGRIGLDASGVALLITVSILGGALLQWPIGHFSDRGDRRIALALVAAAASAAGLLWAALGQFGEVVLIGGFLFGAASFAIYPIVIAHLIDHLSHDDILSGNAALLLLHGAGAAAGPTVAGVLMGWLGPIALPLHFILMLAPLALFAWWHARHGKDVIVEEAAHFMPMMRTSPTVLEMMTPADAQEHVAPATDKTTQST
- a CDS encoding PACE efflux transporter, whose protein sequence is MRSFRDRLRQILLFELGGLLLVTPPFAWASGVPLIDSAGLLAVLALVAALWNGGFNTTYDWIEGRLTGRTADRRPFAQRCLHAVLFEGGLLMLTLPVLMLWTGLEWWPALLADVAVALAYTVYAFVFNLGYDRLFPISGVRPAAALDK
- a CDS encoding tryptophan--tRNA ligase, with protein sequence MAVKRILTGITTSGTPHLGNYAGAIRPAIEASRQPGSESFYFLADYHSLIKTSDPERVQRSTLEIAATWLAAGLDTDRVWFYRQSDIPEIPELTWLLTCNAGKGLLNRAHAYKAAVDKNVADGEDPDAGVNMGLFMYPVLMAADILMFKAHSVPVGRDQIQHIEMARDIAARFNHQYGEHFTLPEAAIDESVATLPGLDGRKMSKSYDNTIPLFASSAVMKKAIASIVTDSRAPGEPKETEGSALFQLYQAFSTPAEAAAMRDAFAAGIAWGEAKQALFERIEAAVAPMRERYETLIAQPALIEEKLHEGAAKARAIATPFLAEIRHAVGLRRLDVVSSAAAAARPKAQALPQFKQYREADGKFYFKLMSADGRLLLQSQGFESPRDAGQCIAGLKQGGDASGVAALGEGVSAEELEQALAAFAAE
- the murB gene encoding UDP-N-acetylmuramate dehydrogenase yields the protein MPNRTLGADLSALNTFGLIARAACLVRVRSIEDARELLAGPAWSQQPRLVLGGGSNLILRGDFAGTVMRMEIGGRRLVREDDTHWIVEAGAGEPWHDFVRWTLEQGWPGLENLSLIPGTVGAAPIQNIGAYGLEMADRFESLDVIDLDDGSERVFAAADCRFGYRDSVFKQQPGRWLVTRVRFRLARDWAPLTRYADVERELADKGIDTPTAMDISDAVIAIRRRKLPDPVEIGNAGSFFKNPVVEADCCARLLAAHPTLPHYPQADGRIKLAAGWLIEQAGWKGRDLGPVGCYERQALVLVNRGGARGDDVARIAVAIQADVQARFGVMLEPEPVFV